A stretch of DNA from Cryptomeria japonica chromosome 4, Sugi_1.0, whole genome shotgun sequence:
TAGCATATCTATAAATATAGtaaattttaaaatgcaattattaatttgtttaatttttaaaTAGAGGGTTGGTACAATTTTTCCACTCATTAATATGTCATAAATCAAAATACCTAAGTCATGGACATTAAATTATATCTTTCACTAACTTTACCTAAACATGAGGAATGTCCTTTTAATTATAAATAAACAAGGGTTGGTACAAATAATTTGAAAGATTAAAATATCATAAATCAAAATGTACAAGTCATGGACATTaaattatatttctatttttttttatctatgTCGTTTAACTATAAATAAACTAACACATGCAATTGAAGATTTATAAATAGATATGTGTACACCAAAACTTAAGATTTATATACTAGTATAATTATAAGTAAAAAGACACCCTTACAAACATAGATAAAAAGTACGTGAAAGTTAATAAGAAATATAACTTCTATATTTTGATAAATGATATAATTTGTACAATTTGATACCGATTGCTATTTAGAATACTTTTGAATTTcacttttttctttgaatcaataatACAAACCAACTTAATTATTTTtatatcataaaaaaaatcatatctAGTGGAAGGGTACTAGTAGATATCAAATTTtgacacttttttttttgttttcttcataTGCGTATTGTTTTGGCTTTTAGTTTGTTATGATGAATACAATGGGGTTCGTTATGCACAacaagggtcaagaagtgatcattTTGAATCGGCCTCGTATGCTTTGACCACCAAAAAATTTGCACAAATaatccaatacttatgcacaaatgtcccaatAATTATGCGCTATATAAAACGATTATTGAACCACTAACTTGAAACAAGAACTCCCCTACCAACTACTTATCTTCCCCCTCTTAAATAcctataaagaaaagaaaaaaacatccTTTTCCCAAAAGGCGGTAGAACTGATGCCTTCTTGCGCACGGGGAATACAAGAAGCCGTTCAAAATTTATTGTAAATACTTAAAAAACATTTCATTATGCGTTGGATTTGGCAAATAGCAATGGTTCAATGAACGTCTCAATGACCGGAACCTCATTCAATTAACCAGCGCAACCGGTAACCACTACATATAAAAGTCATGGCCCTTCTTCGTTCCACCCTTGTAAGCATTGGAATTGGGCTCATTTCCCAGTATTTAACAGGTCCTTCCCAATTTCTAGGAGGGTTTAAATTATAATATTCATGAATTTGTTCTGCAAAACTTCATTATATTCTCCACAGATAACCCTGCTTTCCAAAATATTTAATCCCAGAACCAGGCATGCAGGCAGCTATTTATACTGAAGAATTTCAGCTTGATTTTCAAGAAATGTTGAAGCCAAATTTTGCGCCCAAATTCCTGCTTCGATTTTCGTTTCTTGTTTCTCCGTTGAGGGCTAATCATATTTCTATTTTGAAGTATTGTTAAGCTTGATTCAAATATAGCAGTCTGCATAAATTGCCTTTGCTTTTGTGCTTTTAAGGGCTATGTTCTACTTTTGACTAGCTGAACTATGGCGTTTAAACGGAAATTTTTAGTTGCTGTTCTCTCCCTGTGAATCTCCCGTTGCTTATAATCTCCTCCCTTTGATTTTGATTAGGAGTGCATTTTAAACTTTTATTTTTGTCCCGTAATTGAGGGTTGTTACTTTTGTATATATTCTCGACAACATTTCCCCTACATCAAGATTTGTACTATTTGTGAACAGATTCACTGCTTTTTCATGGTAAATTTACCGTCCACAGCAGCATTGTCGTCTCCGCAGCTTTGATTTGAACGTTGAAATGGCCTACGACTATGATCAAAGTGAAGATTACCTTTTTAAAATTGTATTGACAGGCGACTCTGCAGTGGGGAAATCGAATTTGCTGGCAAGATACAGCAGAAATGAGTTCCATCCGAATTCGAAAGCAACAATCGGCGTGGAATTTCAGACGCAAACAATGGAAATCGACAAGAAGGAGATCAAAGCGCAGATTTGGGACACAGCAGGGCAAGAACGCTTCAGAGCAGTTACATCGGCTTATTACAGGGGCGCAGTGGGAGCTCTGCTCGTCTACGATATAACCAGGCGCCATACTTTCCAAAATATCGGCCGCTGGCTTGAAGAGCTCCGTTGTAAGTATCCAATCAGTTCAGCATTTCTAGTGTTAAATTTAGTGTGTTCACTGTGTTGATCAATTTTTTGCTTTTGTCATATGCTCATTTGTTTTCATGCTTGCTGTAAAATTTGTTCATGGTTTGTACATCTTGTCCTTAAACCCGATTTCACTGTTTCTCGGCTACAATGCTGTCGACTTTTGGGCTGTTCACTTTTGGGATGCTGATTATTGTGCCTATTTCAATAGTAAAATCGTTTATAAGCTCTGTTCTAACATATTTTGGTTTTATCAAGAGTgtatttctggatttgattgtgtgtaagatttttgtatcaatgtttcgaatcacactccgtgatgcATCATCAGAAACATATTTTGATTTCtgattttaaattattttcctGAAATTGTAGCAATTGTTCCTCAGGAATTTCAGAGTTTTGGGGGCAAATATAGATTCACCTTTTTTAGGGCTGAAATTTTGTCAATATTTGAGTCTTATAGTTGAGGAAAATGTTTTGCAGAtttaaatatcttttcaagcttTCTGCTATAAATGCTGCTTTGAAATAATTTTGGTTTCAGTTGGCGTAGTAATTTTCGTATTTTGGCTCGAGAGTTTTCGTCTCTTTTTGCAATTCGTTTCAACTTATCAGAAGTTTGGGCCGGTTTTAGTAGTAAACGTTTGTCTTACGAAAATTTCTGCCTTTTTTCCTTCTACTCTGCAAATTTCTGTTTTTGTTCAGAAGTTCCGATTTTCCATGTATTGTGCAATGGTTTTGAACCATTTTCAAGGGTTTTGTTTTGCTTCGAGCAGGAGCGAAAAATGGGATTTTAGATTCTCACTgctcaaatttaatttcattatttctGGGGCAAAATGTTGTCATCGATATTTAAGTATAACCAAAAGTTTGTGCAGATTTTAACACCCAAATTCCTTAAAGCTCTCTGTTCAAATTTAGTACAAGTTTTGTAATTTGCTTTTCTCTTTGATAGGAGAAATTTGCATTTCAGTATTTGAGTTTTCAGCTTCCCCACGGTAATTTTACAGCAGATTTTAGTAACAAAAACTTTTAAAGCTAGGCTCTTAGAGTTAGCTTAAAAATGTTTGCACCTTTTAAAAACTAGCTCCATTTGTGAATTAATGGAGCTAGTTTTAAAATGATTGCCATCCGCTGGGTACCAAAGTTATCTGGGAAGTTATCGAATAACCTGTGAGATCCAAGAATGTGTAGGCTATCCTTGCATACAGCTGAATCTCAGCTCTAATTCATATTCATCAGAAGTTTACTCAAAGCTTGTCCAGAACGTAGAGCCGAAATGTTGTCAGTATAGTTTTCAGCCTGTCTGATGCAAATTTGAGAATCAAAATCTTTTGAAGCTCTATGTGTTTCTGATATCATTTAAAAACCTTTTGAAGCTCTATGTTTTCGACTTTGATTGAGAATATCCAGCCTTCCAAATTTAGGGAGAGTCCTGTACTTTTTTTTCAGGCTTCTGTTTTCATTTGAGCAAGGGCAACATTCCAAAGTTTGTCCAAAGTCCAAACTATAAACACCCAACGAAAATGTTGTCTTCTAATCTGTAAGCTTTATGCAGATTTTAGTAGCAAATATCCAAGAAAAAAATGAACTCGCATTTTGATCCAATGCTAATTAGTGTAAATCTATCATTTTTCTTCACGATTTTGTTTTTCTTCAAGTAGGAGCAAAATTTTAAATCTTGTTCAAAACAGAGAGCATTAAAAATTGTGGCATGCTTCTTTCCGATCTAAATTCAAAGCCATATTTCCCTGTTCAGTCATTATTTTGTTTTGGCTGCAAAACTTTGTTCAGTAATTACTCTTCTCTTCTACAGAATTTCAAAGAACAATTCTTACAAGTCAAGAGTTTTATCTCATTATTTTTTCTGTCATCTTTACAGTGCATTCCGATGAGAGCATTGTTTTGATGCTTGTTGGAAACAAATGTGACCTTAAAGAGGGCAGAGAGGTTTCAGTAGAAGAAGGAACAGCGCTTGCCCAgtctgaaaacctatttttcatggAGACATCTGCATTAGACTGCACAAATGTACAAATTGCCTTTCAAACAGTTGTCAAAGAAATCTATAACGTGATGAGCAGGAAAGTGCTGTCGTCTGATGAACAAAAGCAAGAGGCAGCTACGTTAACTAACGGGAAAACAGTGAAATTACATGACAATGAAAGCCAAAAGGCCTTTCTGGAAAGGGTATGGTGCTGCTCTGGCGGAGCTGTAAAAAAAATATAACAGATTGGTGGAAGCTGGCAACTTTTTAAAAAAGATTCTTCTTCGCGGTAGTCACGAATGCTCTAAATATCATCTAGGTTTTCGCTCCCTGTTGATATGCTAGCGTGTAAATTTTGGTCTGTTTGGCGTTTTCTTtatgacatttaaaaaaaaaggttGGTATGGTCGGAAGCATCTGGGTAGGCATTTGTCATGGATGTGACAAGTAGATTAGGTGGAAGCATTTTGTTGGTATGGTTGTAGTCAGGCCTTTGTTTTATACTCCAAATAAGCATTAGGCATTTGCTGAAGACTTTGACACTCGtctccatctccatcatcctcattgTTCTCATAGTCAATTTAGTAAACATAAATTTTAATCCTCCAATATATGGAATCGTATCTATATATTTTATTGGGATAAAATTTAGTCAAGCTCTACATTCTattaaaattaatagaaaaattgaaTATTTTAATGGCTATTATctcaatataattatatatttgcaAAGAATGTTCTTTAACTCTTAGTTATTTCTATTTatacatattttatatataatactTTTTATCTCAATCATATTTATACATTTTTCTGCATATCTCTTAATtatcactctcacacacacatataattaaattttttattagttTGTTCTTGAGATTAGTCTTGTGGGTGTGGAGTTCATACCACATCCCTTCAATTTGTAATATTCAAATTCAGATTTGGTTGACTTCTCATTTCACTAGCAATTGCAAGTTGACCAAACACATGGCTGTGTGAACTACTGCCATGTCCTTGCATTTACAAGAACTTAACGCAATCATTTATCACCATAAGGTTTGTTTGAATGTCACTTTCATTTGAAGAAGGGCAATGCTAAGAATGCCTCACCTAAACAAAATCTAAATCTGCATTGCATCATTTGAAGACATCCACATAATTGCTTATTGCTTGTCAACTATTTACACAACCATAAAGCAATCTTTTTCAAAGGTTGACCTAAGATTTCATGTGTGCCCTAGTGATTTGACATCCACTAAAGGTATTCCTAAATATTAGTAATCCTTTTAATAGACTAAACATCAATGAATTTAGTGAATTAGAGAGTAGAAGCACTCATCTTGTAGGATTAGAGATATGGTCCTCAATGCTTGTGAAATCATCTTAGATGCACAAACTCAACTTAGAGAGATAAATCTTGCATAGAGTCCAAAGTAAAACAGAGACATAAAGGATCCACTTTATGCCAAGAGAGGCTTTGAAATGATTGTCTTAAGTCGTTGAGCTCTAAGCCCTTGCATTCACTCTATAGCTATTCGATTAGGCCCAAAGGGAATTGACCTAGGGCACCTTCTATTCTCGGGTGGGGGAGAATTATAGTAGAAGTAGGTAGGACAACTAACTCTTGAGACATTTAATCTTCAACACCATATCCACTTTGTATTTACTAGAATAGCATATGGTATTCCAATTATCATACCCACAATGTCATTAAGTAATCTAGATTTtgtttatgtatgtgtatgcatcTTATTGGATTGACCTAAATTTTGCTTATGAAAAGTTATTttctttacattttggtaaacctgtCAAATCCTACACCATCCTAGggttttattttatgatttatacCTTTTCTATTTTAGGTTTTcagtttttcactttttttagtTATATTATCTTAGATTTTGCTATGGTTCGTGTGCCTATCATTGCTATTTCTATTTCATTCATATACATTTACTTTTAAGCTTCATTATTTTCTCTCTTATTGCCTACATTGGCCAAAACCTTGCTATTCtaaattatgtttttattttaagttttatgcaaaattgatattttttgagtTTTATTTCTCCTCTTTTATTGATGCTACCTACTATTGTGATTCTAAGCTTCCATTTAAGAGTGATATTTAGAACTCTAACATGGTTGCTCATTCAATGAGATTGAGATTTATCTCAATGCATATGTTGAGAATAAGTAAGATGTCAATCAAAATTATCTTCACATTTCTCTTATGTCCAACCAAGATTTAAAAAATGAGCTTGCTAGTTTGTGACGCAATAAAATTTTGTGGAGTAAGAACAATCTTGTGCATCACCAAAAAATACGATTTTTTACTTATATGCTTTGTTTATAGGTTTTCAAGTAGCATTCTAGGCTTATTCAATTACCACATATCCGACTATATTTGTTTGCACTTACACATTCTAAGTTGGGGAACACATGTTCTACATTGATCCATCAATGCCATATTTTATTTTTAGGAGATTTTGATCACTACAAAGGTATATAGATCAAAGTTTGGTCCATTATCAAGCCTAATAAAATAATAGACATTTTACCATTTAAGGCTTATATCAACTTCCTAAAGATTTCAACAACAAAGGGACATATTTATAGGTGCATTGGACTTTGTAGTGCTTATGGTATGAATCACGTCgagatccattcatccatcattatTGCATCCATTTCAAAAGATTCATCTCCATGCTTTGCCAACTACATGTAAAATCAACATTTTGCACCAAAACTTCACTTTCTAACACTTgagcagctaaaccattaagaatttgatgatgaagcaAACTATTGATTTGTGGGATTTTATTGTagattctaatttatttttttaagagaaatAAATTGTGAAACTTTTTATGCAACTTTTAATAACAAGTGTTTTTATAGTAATTAGCATTTTATAAAAGCAATGTTTCTGTTGTCATACATAACATTTTTTCTAGACaggataaaaaatttatttttaaaatttagatttgtcacaccaatatctagtgcatAGATGgtttttcatattttgttgttgcatatattgtttttaactaatttttgaaattagattaattataattTGGACAGAGGTGTATGTTGTCCTGCATAACTTTTTttgcatgcatttgaattaacttatttTTTTGTTGAAACGAGGATATCAATGTATAGGGAAAAGAtgttttttaagaattttttctctagtttcctatttttccacgTGTGAAACAAAGACCTTAATGTTCAGTGAAAAAATCTACATtcacaagaaataaaaataaatatatttacaattatactttttggaaagcttATATAATAAGGGttgttgtagcatcgtaaattgtacacccttaattgatTTGTCTAATTCCAAGCTTAGTTAGCACTCACCTTAGTATGCATCATTGTATTATGCATTATAGACTTCCTTAGGCATTTaatcaataatttaattaaacctaagtcCTTTCTCAtcactttacattccataaattagGCCTTTGATCTTAGGGGGCCCCTTTTTATTTTTTCATCTCGatttaatcctaatcttacccTTATTTCAACCTTCAAAGTACATCCCAcatatctatacattatggttTGATCCACCAAGCTAGAAGTGACATTAGAACTCCATTATCTTTCATTCCCTGAATTCAGGAGGATAATTTGCCGGTCTTATCTAATTCAAATCCTACTtcgtgtgaaaatatatcaattctaggtcgattttttatcaaattaaattttagggtttcatatataaggcaAGTGTTTTCCTCATTTGAAAATATAATCAAGCATCAAGTTGGAGatccttatgaagtgaaagtgccaCTTTTAGGTGAAGTCTCAGATTTACAAATTCATCAATTATCAAgttttcatcatcatattttcaaCAATGGAACGTCTTCATGTCTATTTCTACTAGCTCTAGCATCATTTTGGTTGTCCTCCACAAGTTGAGACATATTGAACTCAGGAGGTAACTTAACACCATCTTGAGCAAGCATTAAGATATAATGTTGGGGGTCCTTGTGTAAAATTACCTCAAGTAACATGTTGAATTTTGAGTTGGACAAGTAATCTTGAAGTTCTGCTGATGTTAAGGACTCATCATCTGAATCTTGCACACTACTACAATTTTCAAAAGTCCCGATATTGTAAAACTCACCCTCATCATAGGCATAAATATCCATGTTTTGTCATCTTTGAGCTTCTTGGGCTTCTCTTTTAAGTCATTGGGCTCTGGTTTCAACCATACAAAAAGAAATTTTTTAACTTGGATGAATGGAAAGATGACAAAGGGTAAGATGGAGCTAAGATATGACAATGACTAGGATAGTGAAAAATTAAGAGTTTGCCTTGCAAAGGTCGTAAAATGAGGTTCCAAATAATAATAGGATTAGGACTATGATAGATAGCCACAAATTGATAGCTTAAGGAAGATATGACTTCCTAGGAGATGAAAAATCTAAGGTAAGTTATCTTAACACAAGAGACTTTAATGGTGTCCTACTTGAAGATGATAGATCTAAGCAAGAGCACCTAGTTATatcaaagtttgatgcaagatagtaaggataAGGCAAATTTCTAACTTTGGAAGGATTGATGTTTTGAATTAAGGTTTGAAGGGGCTGAAAGTGAAAAGGCAACAATGGTGACCTGATGTTTGACTAACGAGGGATCCTAAGGAATTAGCCAAGAATTACTTTCAATCTCTTTAACCAAATACATGAAAAGATACCAAGGATGCAATTTAACTAACCATAGACAAATTTTTAGAATCTAGGTACACAACAATAATGTCCAAATACGCGGTAATAAGAACTAGAC
This window harbors:
- the LOC131044116 gene encoding ras-related protein RABA5c, with amino-acid sequence MAYDYDQSEDYLFKIVLTGDSAVGKSNLLARYSRNEFHPNSKATIGVEFQTQTMEIDKKEIKAQIWDTAGQERFRAVTSAYYRGAVGALLVYDITRRHTFQNIGRWLEELRLHSDESIVLMLVGNKCDLKEGREVSVEEGTALAQSENLFFMETSALDCTNVQIAFQTVVKEIYNVMSRKVLSSDEQKQEAATLTNGKTVKLHDNESQKAFLERVWCCSGGAVKKI